The following coding sequences lie in one Maribacter forsetii DSM 18668 genomic window:
- a CDS encoding response regulator: MNTVRILAVDDHEMTALGYKYILEDSDFTDFNVKVEIATSFEKGKTKIENSKRAVPYDIILLDIQLFSPESKDPRTGIDLGIVARAEVPKSKVVFMSSYSDNYRINNIFKTVNPDGYMVKSEIDEMSLKTMVETIVNESPYYTASALSAIRRRMSTDIVIDEQDQKILYHLSQGIHTRDIAPLIGSANTTVEARKRQLKALFDVKNGNDLALINEAKTRGFL; encoded by the coding sequence ATGAACACTGTACGAATTTTAGCGGTAGATGACCACGAAATGACAGCTCTAGGATATAAATATATCTTAGAGGACTCTGATTTTACAGATTTTAATGTCAAAGTAGAAATTGCTACGAGTTTTGAGAAAGGTAAGACTAAAATTGAAAATTCTAAGCGCGCAGTGCCTTATGATATTATTCTATTAGATATTCAATTATTCTCACCAGAATCAAAAGACCCAAGAACAGGAATTGATTTAGGAATAGTAGCAAGAGCAGAAGTACCTAAATCCAAGGTGGTATTTATGTCTTCTTATAGCGACAACTATAGAATCAATAATATTTTTAAAACTGTGAATCCTGATGGATATATGGTTAAATCTGAAATAGATGAGATGTCTCTTAAAACTATGGTTGAAACCATTGTAAACGAATCCCCTTATTATACGGCAAGCGCCCTTTCTGCCATACGTAGAAGAATGTCTACCGATATTGTGATAGATGAACAAGATCAAAAAATTCTTTACCATCTTTCTCAAGGTATTCACACTAGAGATATAGCTCCATTAATAGGGTCGGCAAATACGACAGTTGAAGCAAGAAAAAGGCAACTTAAAGCCCTGTTTGATGTTAAAAATGGAAATGACCTTGCCCTAATTAACGAAGCCAAAACACGTGGCTTTCTTTAA
- the clpB gene encoding ATP-dependent chaperone ClpB — MNINNFTIKSQEAIQQAQLIAQNNGHQQIENEHLFKALTEVEENVMPFLIKKLGINFSLVQQIIEKELASFPKVEGGDIQFSREAGKTLNEASIIAKNMEDEYVSIEHLFLAILKSKSKIAQILKDQGATEKHLMAAISELRNGDKVTSQSAEDSYNSLKKYAKNLNELADSGKLDPVIGRDEEIRRILQILSRRTKNNPILVGEPGVGKTAIVEGLAHRIIQGDIPENLKDKVIYSLDMGALIAGAKYKGEFEERLKAVIKEVVSADGDIILFIDEIHTLVGAGGGQGAMDAANILKPALARGELRSIGATTLDEYQKYFEKDKALERRFQKVVVDQPDTESAISILRGIKEKYEAHHKVRIKDEAVISAVELSQRYITNRFLPDKAIDLMDEAASKLRMEINSKPEELDVLDRKIMQIEIEIEAIKRENDKQKLKVLNLDLANIKEERNEIFAQWESEKSVVDNIQQTKLDIENFKAEAERAERNGDYGKVAEIRYGKIKEAQENLTKLQDDLAEQQHAGTLIKEEVTSDDIAEVVAKWTGIPVTKMLQSEREKLLKLEEVLHKRVVGQEEAIEAVSDAIRRSRAGLQDSKKPIGSFLFLGTTGVGKTELAKTLASYLFDDENAMTRIDMSEYQERHSVSRLVGAPPGYVGYDEGGQLTEAVRRRPYSVVLLDEIEKAHPDTFNILLQVLDEGRLTDNKGRVADFKNTIIIMTSNMGSDIIQDTFENAVDVYSATEAARVEVLGLLKKTVRPEFINRIDDIVMFTPLTKDNIKEIVRLQLDSLKKMLDHQQITLDATEEAIDYLAEKGYDPQFGARPVKRTIQKEVLNNMSKALLSGEIKADSVVLLDAFDNGLVFRNQEEITV, encoded by the coding sequence ATGAATATAAATAATTTTACTATAAAATCACAGGAGGCAATTCAACAAGCCCAGCTGATTGCCCAAAATAACGGTCATCAGCAAATTGAGAACGAACATTTATTTAAAGCCCTTACCGAGGTTGAAGAAAACGTGATGCCCTTTTTAATTAAAAAATTGGGAATTAACTTTTCTTTGGTTCAACAAATTATTGAAAAAGAGTTAGCTAGCTTTCCTAAAGTGGAAGGTGGCGATATTCAATTTTCAAGAGAAGCCGGCAAAACTTTAAACGAAGCAAGTATCATCGCCAAAAATATGGAAGATGAATATGTTTCTATAGAACACCTCTTTCTAGCTATTTTAAAATCTAAAAGTAAAATAGCCCAAATTTTAAAAGATCAGGGTGCAACAGAGAAGCATTTAATGGCTGCTATTAGCGAATTGCGTAACGGAGATAAAGTTACTTCTCAAAGTGCCGAAGATAGTTACAACTCGCTTAAAAAGTACGCAAAGAACTTAAATGAACTTGCGGATAGCGGCAAACTAGATCCGGTCATTGGTCGTGATGAAGAAATTCGTAGAATCCTTCAAATTCTATCAAGACGAACAAAAAACAATCCTATTCTTGTTGGTGAGCCAGGTGTTGGTAAAACCGCTATTGTAGAAGGTTTAGCACATAGAATCATTCAAGGCGATATTCCGGAGAACCTAAAGGATAAAGTAATTTACTCCCTAGATATGGGCGCCTTAATTGCAGGTGCAAAATACAAAGGAGAATTTGAAGAACGTTTAAAAGCCGTAATTAAAGAGGTTGTTAGCGCAGATGGTGATATTATCTTATTTATTGATGAAATACATACACTAGTTGGTGCAGGTGGCGGGCAAGGAGCCATGGATGCTGCAAATATTCTTAAACCAGCCCTTGCAAGAGGCGAATTAAGATCAATAGGTGCAACGACATTAGATGAATACCAAAAGTATTTTGAAAAAGATAAAGCCCTAGAAAGAAGGTTTCAAAAAGTTGTTGTAGACCAACCAGATACTGAAAGTGCAATTTCTATTCTTAGAGGTATTAAAGAGAAATATGAAGCGCACCATAAGGTTCGCATTAAAGATGAGGCGGTTATTTCTGCAGTAGAATTATCGCAACGTTATATTACCAATAGATTTTTGCCGGATAAGGCTATTGATCTTATGGACGAGGCGGCTTCTAAACTTAGAATGGAAATTAATTCTAAACCTGAAGAGCTAGATGTTCTTGATCGTAAGATTATGCAGATTGAAATTGAAATTGAAGCGATCAAACGCGAAAACGACAAGCAGAAGTTAAAGGTCTTAAATCTAGATTTAGCCAATATCAAGGAGGAGCGAAACGAAATTTTTGCCCAATGGGAGAGTGAAAAATCGGTTGTTGACAATATTCAGCAGACAAAATTGGATATTGAGAATTTCAAAGCTGAAGCCGAACGTGCCGAAAGAAATGGTGACTATGGTAAAGTAGCGGAAATCAGGTACGGTAAAATTAAAGAAGCACAGGAAAACCTGACTAAATTGCAAGATGATCTTGCCGAGCAGCAACATGCAGGAACCCTGATTAAAGAAGAGGTTACTAGTGATGATATTGCTGAAGTAGTAGCAAAATGGACAGGAATACCAGTTACTAAAATGTTGCAAAGTGAACGCGAAAAGCTATTAAAGCTTGAAGAAGTGCTCCATAAACGTGTAGTTGGTCAAGAAGAAGCTATTGAAGCGGTTTCTGATGCTATACGAAGAAGTAGAGCCGGTTTGCAAGACTCTAAAAAACCTATTGGTTCGTTTCTTTTCCTAGGAACAACAGGTGTTGGTAAAACCGAGTTGGCAAAAACATTGGCATCTTATTTATTTGATGATGAAAATGCCATGACAAGAATAGACATGAGCGAATATCAAGAAAGACATTCGGTAAGCAGACTTGTTGGTGCACCTCCAGGATATGTAGGTTATGATGAAGGCGGACAATTAACCGAAGCTGTGCGTAGAAGACCTTATTCTGTTGTGCTTTTAGATGAGATTGAAAAAGCGCATCCAGATACTTTCAATATCTTATTACAAGTATTGGATGAAGGTAGACTGACAGATAATAAAGGTCGTGTTGCAGATTTTAAAAATACGATTATCATCATGACCAGTAATATGGGTAGTGATATCATTCAAGACACCTTTGAGAATGCAGTAGACGTTTATAGCGCAACTGAAGCTGCCAGAGTTGAAGTACTAGGTCTATTAAAGAAAACTGTAAGACCTGAGTTTATAAATAGAATTGATGACATTGTCATGTTTACCCCTTTAACAAAAGACAACATCAAAGAAATTGTAAGACTTCAACTAGATAGTTTAAAGAAAATGTTAGACCATCAACAAATTACTTTAGATGCTACAGAAGAAGCTATAGATTATTTGGCAGAGAAAGGTTACGACCCGCAATTTGGCGCAAGACCTGTAAAAAGGACTATCCAAAAAGAGGTTCTTAACAATATGTCCAAAGCCTTGCTAAGCGGAGAAATTAAAGCTGATAGTGTTGTATTACTGGACGCCTTTGACAATGGTCTAGTTTTTAGGAATCAAGAGGAAATTACAGTCTAA
- a CDS encoding SixA phosphatase family protein, translating into MKALKIVLLFFLAINLSCKDQPVIDTSQEQTSISTFYLIRHAEKNRNNPDDSDPELNQKGLGRAMHWAEILADTELNAIYSTDYNRTAMTAAPTSVKQNIDVQYYDPSTIDIAQFKADNLNNNVLIVGHSNTTPEFVNKLIDEQKYYDIDDSENGTLFIVKIINGISSVEKLIFNCNCPD; encoded by the coding sequence ATGAAAGCATTAAAAATTGTTCTTTTATTTTTTTTGGCAATCAATCTTTCCTGCAAAGATCAGCCAGTTATTGACACATCGCAAGAACAAACTTCAATTTCGACATTTTATCTCATAAGACATGCCGAAAAGAATAGAAACAACCCTGACGATTCTGACCCCGAACTTAATCAAAAAGGATTAGGCAGAGCCATGCATTGGGCAGAAATTCTTGCAGACACAGAGTTGAATGCTATTTATTCTACGGACTATAACAGAACTGCAATGACAGCAGCACCTACTTCTGTTAAGCAAAATATTGATGTTCAGTATTACGACCCTAGCACTATTGACATTGCTCAATTTAAAGCTGATAATTTAAATAATAATGTACTAATTGTTGGTCACAGTAACACTACTCCTGAATTTGTAAATAAATTAATTGACGAACAAAAGTATTATGACATTGATGATAGCGAAAACGGAACTTTGTTTATCGTTAAGATCATTAACGGCATATCTTCAGTAGAAAAACTAATTTTCAACTGTAACTGTCCAGATTAA
- a CDS encoding TetR/AcrR family transcriptional regulator, which produces MSTKAERTTAFIIETVAPVFNKHGYVGTSMSDLTDATNLTKGALYGNFENKEALALAAFDYNRSLLLTAIDEYLSIEGNAMAKIENLIDFYKKYDIFTMKMGGCPILNVGIDAQHNNKLLAAAAKETIKEIEGKIALVFENGINNGEFKLPVSPLQFSKQLFTIIQGAISMATITKDRKYLLNTVTYLDVLIKRELK; this is translated from the coding sequence ATGTCAACCAAAGCCGAAAGAACTACCGCATTTATTATTGAGACTGTCGCACCTGTATTTAACAAACATGGGTATGTAGGTACCAGTATGAGCGATTTAACCGACGCCACCAATTTAACTAAGGGTGCACTTTACGGTAACTTCGAAAATAAAGAGGCTCTTGCCTTAGCTGCTTTTGATTACAACAGAAGTTTATTGCTTACTGCTATTGATGAGTACTTATCAATTGAAGGTAATGCCATGGCTAAAATTGAAAATCTAATCGACTTTTATAAAAAGTATGATATTTTTACAATGAAAATGGGTGGTTGCCCTATTTTAAATGTTGGTATAGACGCTCAACACAATAATAAACTACTTGCTGCCGCAGCTAAAGAAACCATAAAGGAAATTGAAGGTAAAATAGCCTTGGTCTTTGAAAATGGCATTAATAACGGAGAGTTTAAACTACCAGTTTCTCCACTACAGTTCTCAAAACAACTATTTACGATTATTCAAGGAGCAATTTCAATGGCTACCATTACAAAGGATCGTAAATACTTACTAAATACAGTTACGTATTTAGATGTATTAATTAAAAGAGAACTAAAGTAA
- the smpB gene encoding SsrA-binding protein SmpB — protein sequence MQNTINIKNKRARFEYELLDNYTAGIVLAGTEIKAIREGRASISESFCEFNDRDELFVINMQIDEYSHASHFNHKPKAARKLLLQRRELKKLSKEVNTSGLTIVPLRVFVNERGFAKMQIALAKGKKLYDKRESIKDRDNKRDLDRIKKNFNG from the coding sequence ATGCAGAATACAATAAACATTAAGAACAAAAGAGCTCGTTTTGAATACGAGCTTTTAGATAACTATACGGCAGGTATCGTTTTAGCCGGTACCGAAATCAAAGCTATCAGAGAAGGTCGCGCGTCTATTTCAGAGAGTTTTTGTGAATTTAATGATAGAGATGAGCTATTTGTTATTAACATGCAGATAGACGAATACTCCCATGCATCTCACTTTAACCACAAACCGAAAGCTGCGCGTAAATTACTATTACAGAGAAGAGAACTTAAAAAACTCAGTAAAGAAGTAAATACCTCTGGTTTAACCATTGTACCCCTTCGTGTTTTTGTAAATGAAAGAGGCTTTGCTAAAATGCAAATTGCATTAGCGAAAGGTAAAAAACTTTACGACAAAAGAGAGTCTATAAAAGACCGCGACAATAAGAGAGATCTTGATCGTATAAAGAAGAATTTTAACGGCTAG
- the glyA gene encoding serine hydroxymethyltransferase gives MQRDTTIFNLIEEEKQRQINGIELIASENFTSPQVMEAQGSVLTNKYAEGYPGKRYYGGCEVVDKVEQLAIDRAKELFGAAYANVQPHSGSQANAAVYHACLQPGDKILGFDLSHGGHLTHGSPVNFSGRLYTPVFYGVDKETGRLDYDKIQEVATKEQPKLIIAGASAYSRDMDFERFRKIADSVNAILLADISHPAGLIAKGLLNNPIPHCHIVTTTTHKTLRGPRGGLILMGTDFENPFGIKLKNGNLRKMSALLDLAVFPGNQGGPLEHVIAGKAIAFGEALTDSYASYIAQVKKNADAMAKSFVERGYNIISDGTDNHMMLIDLRNKDISGKDAEKALVLADITANKNMVPFDDKSPFVTSGIRFGTAAITTRGLVESDMEKVVDFIDQVITNPENEAIIKEVRSQVNAMMKTRPIFNA, from the coding sequence ATGCAACGCGATACCACAATTTTTAATCTAATTGAAGAAGAGAAGCAACGTCAAATCAACGGAATTGAATTGATTGCCTCTGAAAATTTTACTAGTCCGCAAGTAATGGAGGCTCAAGGCTCTGTACTTACAAACAAGTATGCCGAAGGATATCCAGGAAAAAGATATTACGGTGGGTGTGAAGTAGTAGATAAAGTAGAGCAATTAGCAATAGATAGGGCTAAGGAACTTTTTGGTGCAGCATATGCCAATGTGCAACCACATTCAGGTTCTCAGGCAAATGCAGCTGTGTATCATGCATGTTTACAGCCAGGAGACAAAATTTTAGGTTTTGATCTATCTCATGGTGGTCACTTAACACACGGGTCTCCTGTAAACTTTTCAGGAAGATTGTATACTCCGGTATTTTATGGTGTTGATAAAGAAACAGGAAGATTGGATTATGATAAAATTCAAGAAGTAGCTACAAAAGAACAGCCAAAATTAATTATCGCCGGAGCATCTGCATATTCTAGAGATATGGATTTTGAACGCTTTCGCAAAATTGCGGATAGCGTAAACGCTATACTTCTTGCCGATATCTCTCACCCAGCAGGATTGATTGCGAAGGGACTTTTAAATAACCCAATTCCTCACTGCCATATTGTTACTACAACTACTCATAAAACATTGAGGGGTCCTAGAGGTGGACTGATATTGATGGGTACGGATTTTGAAAATCCATTCGGGATTAAGTTGAAAAATGGAAACTTAAGAAAAATGTCCGCTTTATTGGACTTGGCTGTTTTTCCAGGAAATCAAGGTGGTCCTTTAGAACATGTTATTGCTGGTAAAGCAATTGCTTTTGGAGAGGCGTTGACAGATTCTTATGCTTCATATATAGCTCAGGTAAAGAAAAATGCTGATGCAATGGCAAAATCTTTTGTTGAACGTGGATATAATATCATTTCAGATGGTACTGATAACCATATGATGCTAATTGATCTTAGAAATAAAGATATTTCAGGAAAAGATGCTGAGAAAGCGTTGGTTTTAGCAGATATAACTGCGAACAAGAATATGGTACCGTTTGATGATAAATCGCCATTTGTAACTTCAGGTATCCGTTTTGGTACCGCTGCAATTACGACCAGGGGATTGGTTGAAAGTGATATGGAAAAAGTAGTAGATTTTATTGATCAGGTGATTACAAATCCTGAAAATGAAGCTATAATAAAAGAGGTAAGAAGTCAAGTTAATGCAATGATGAAAACAAGACCAATCTTTAATGCATAA
- the ytxJ gene encoding bacillithiol system redox-active protein YtxJ, whose translation MGIFGSLFGSSKSSDGENSSGIPWIPLNAVDQLNNIKLASKGRPQVIFKHSTSCGISRMVLNMFKSSYGLEDGQMDLYFLDLLANRDVSNAVASEFGVMHQSPQLLIIKNGVVVIHDSHGAISDIKLEQYI comes from the coding sequence ATGGGAATATTTGGTAGTTTATTTGGTAGTTCCAAGAGTAGTGATGGAGAAAATTCATCAGGAATTCCTTGGATACCTCTTAATGCTGTAGATCAATTAAATAATATTAAACTAGCGTCTAAAGGTAGGCCTCAGGTAATATTTAAGCACTCCACATCTTGCGGAATCAGTAGAATGGTTTTAAATATGTTTAAAAGCAGTTATGGTCTAGAAGATGGACAAATGGATCTTTACTTTTTAGATCTGTTGGCGAATAGGGATGTTTCTAATGCGGTAGCTTCAGAATTTGGAGTGATGCATCAATCTCCTCAGTTATTAATTATTAAGAATGGGGTAGTGGTGATCCATGATTCACATGGGGCAATATCTGATATTAAGCTAGAACAATATATATAA
- a CDS encoding tetratricopeptide repeat-containing sensor histidine kinase, with amino-acid sequence MNKPHFSIILLLLLCFGWSKIEPAKLAQETKTSKDSISIWIAESNKPETTEEQKLVLQLKAFNLAKNTNNDSLKALYFSKLSFNQNFITDSLLFRKVNKNAISANKRINDSLGAANAYWDLGAFLNKRIIKDSAFFYYGEALDIFETTEDKYSAGQLHLNMATIQMKIKDYIGSEANTIKAIEHFKSIKDDKKLSDCYNLLGIVLNDVEEYDKSLAYYNEALFYLKKTSSSNIDEARIINNIGVTYRNNKQYPQAIENFEKVLNTNNLYTEDLSLYAKAISNLATAKLYSKDTLNVDSLLIKAIKIKEKLDDTGSLASSYHSYAEYMAYARDTLMAISKAKLAEELSIAGNSNEQLLKTWQYLAILDKNNASDYFKKFIKLNDSLQIAERKQLNKFARISFETDEFIAENIELESEKETLSKQKQIWIGIATGFFLLGLSIYIIINQRAKNQKLRFDQQQQANNQEIFNLMLMQKQKVDEVKRLEQKRISEELHDGVLGKMLGARMILTGLNKRATDEAIQEKSKALGSLQEIENEIRSISHELSHSAYQKINNFTDSVETLLANNKIKRIKTIFHFNEDENWDSLDGDIKINVYRIIQETFQNAIKHSKCSYFEVTFYRSDDNFSVIMSDNGIGYNVNKGKKGIGIRNIASRMDKLNGNFHIDSTEGQGTTISLNIPITMENKKINNNNINYKNV; translated from the coding sequence TTGAACAAGCCTCATTTTTCCATAATCCTATTACTCTTACTATGCTTTGGTTGGTCAAAAATAGAACCCGCAAAGCTAGCACAAGAAACAAAAACTTCAAAAGATAGTATCTCTATCTGGATAGCTGAAAGTAATAAGCCCGAGACTACAGAAGAACAAAAATTAGTACTACAATTAAAAGCCTTTAACCTAGCGAAAAATACGAACAACGATTCCTTAAAAGCATTATATTTCTCTAAACTATCGTTTAATCAAAATTTTATTACTGACAGCTTACTTTTCCGTAAAGTAAATAAAAATGCTATTTCCGCAAATAAAAGAATTAATGATTCCTTAGGTGCAGCAAACGCTTACTGGGATTTGGGAGCTTTTTTAAATAAAAGAATTATAAAGGATAGTGCATTTTTTTATTACGGAGAAGCACTAGATATTTTTGAAACTACCGAAGATAAATATAGCGCTGGGCAATTGCATTTGAATATGGCAACCATTCAGATGAAGATCAAAGATTATATAGGCAGCGAAGCAAATACTATAAAAGCTATTGAACATTTTAAATCAATTAAGGACGACAAAAAATTATCTGATTGTTATAACCTTTTAGGTATTGTTTTGAACGATGTAGAAGAATATGATAAATCCTTAGCTTATTACAACGAAGCCTTATTTTATCTAAAAAAGACTTCCAGTTCCAATATTGACGAAGCCAGAATTATCAATAACATTGGAGTAACCTATAGAAACAATAAACAATACCCACAAGCAATTGAAAATTTTGAGAAAGTTTTAAATACAAATAACTTATATACAGAGGATCTCAGTCTATATGCCAAAGCAATAAGTAACCTCGCCACTGCAAAATTATATAGTAAAGACACCTTAAACGTTGACAGTCTACTAATCAAAGCTATTAAAATAAAAGAAAAATTAGATGATACCGGTAGTTTAGCGTCAAGCTACCATAGTTATGCTGAATATATGGCTTATGCCAGAGATACCTTAATGGCAATTAGCAAGGCTAAATTGGCAGAAGAATTATCAATTGCAGGTAATTCAAATGAGCAGCTTTTAAAAACATGGCAATACTTAGCCATTTTAGACAAGAATAATGCATCAGATTATTTCAAAAAATTTATCAAACTTAACGATAGCCTACAAATAGCAGAACGTAAACAATTGAATAAATTTGCCCGCATAAGTTTTGAAACGGATGAATTTATTGCCGAAAATATAGAGCTTGAAAGTGAAAAAGAAACGCTGTCAAAACAAAAACAAATTTGGATAGGTATTGCTACAGGATTCTTTTTACTTGGACTCTCTATCTATATCATTATTAACCAGCGGGCAAAAAATCAAAAACTTCGTTTTGATCAGCAACAGCAGGCAAACAACCAAGAGATTTTTAATTTAATGTTGATGCAAAAGCAAAAAGTTGATGAAGTTAAACGCTTAGAGCAAAAACGAATTTCAGAAGAATTACATGATGGGGTTCTAGGTAAAATGCTGGGTGCCCGCATGATTCTTACCGGTTTAAACAAGCGTGCTACAGATGAAGCAATTCAAGAGAAATCTAAAGCCCTTGGCTCTTTACAAGAAATTGAGAATGAAATTAGGTCTATCTCTCACGAATTAAGTCATAGTGCGTATCAAAAAATAAATAATTTTACAGATTCTGTAGAAACGCTTCTTGCTAATAACAAGATTAAGAGGATTAAAACTATATTTCATTTTAATGAAGATGAAAATTGGGATAGTCTAGACGGTGACATTAAAATTAACGTCTATCGCATTATTCAAGAGACTTTTCAAAATGCCATAAAACATTCTAAGTGCTCATACTTTGAAGTAACTTTTTATAGAAGTGATGACAATTTTAGTGTTATCATGAGCGATAACGGTATTGGATATAACGTTAATAAAGGCAAGAAAGGAATAGGGATTAGAAATATTGCTTCTAGAATGGATAAGCTAAATGGTAACTTTCATATAGATTCAACTGAAGGACAAGGCACTACCATATCTTTAAATATCCCTATTACAATGGAAAATAAAAAAATAAATAATAATAATATCAATTATAAAAACGTTTAG
- a CDS encoding PorP/SprF family type IX secretion system membrane protein, with protein MKKICGALLIGFVVLGIKAQEVVLPTDFRQQNLTEYNSSLINPAYSLDRNNPSSVALWARWQWQSYDADPTSLFLNYTARLNDVSAAGVGFFQHNTGIFLNTGAALNYAHTIELSEGIILGVGLNVFAFQQKLADDRFFIPNPLQTTAENDFILQMAPGVNLSIDRFNIGLVSENLFDYNFSSNERNTSPDDRMFQALVSYDVPVSVLSADDSSVLRPMLYYKTIPGLDNQVGMTALLTTNKYWAQAGYNSFYGFSGGVGGRFFKRFSFGALVEVGTSSDLKGQDPSFELVTSYKLGAIKTPEEKLEEQLIAEEEKQKEGVLVKQEENTVVSNELSKAEKLALKRESKKQERLALIESKRIKDSIQAASRKSDLVVKESKRDIKRKRDSLESARAEQALAQARALKQQQQQDSIAAVMKKEAAAVALAQQRRQDSIAESKALAMKNEVVEVKAGEKYEEVTKEGSLEPGYYLIANVFGTKKYLDAFLADMKKRGINAKSFFRQKNKYNYVYLAKYNFIKDAREARDSDLGGKYTDKIWIFRVTGE; from the coding sequence ATGAAAAAAATTTGTGGGGCACTTCTTATTGGTTTTGTAGTTCTAGGTATAAAGGCTCAAGAAGTCGTACTTCCTACTGATTTTAGGCAGCAAAATCTTACTGAATATAACAGTAGTTTAATAAATCCTGCTTATAGTTTAGACCGTAATAATCCCTCTTCAGTAGCATTGTGGGCTAGATGGCAATGGCAATCTTATGATGCGGACCCAACTTCACTATTCTTGAATTATACAGCAAGACTAAATGATGTATCTGCTGCTGGTGTTGGTTTTTTTCAGCATAATACAGGAATCTTCTTAAATACCGGTGCGGCCCTTAACTACGCTCATACAATAGAGTTGAGTGAAGGTATTATTTTAGGAGTTGGTTTAAACGTTTTTGCTTTTCAACAGAAATTGGCAGATGATCGCTTTTTTATTCCTAACCCGTTACAGACTACTGCAGAGAATGATTTTATTCTGCAAATGGCACCAGGAGTTAATTTGAGTATTGATAGATTTAATATTGGCTTAGTATCTGAAAATTTATTTGATTATAATTTCTCTTCTAATGAACGAAATACAAGTCCTGATGATAGAATGTTTCAGGCTTTGGTAAGTTATGATGTTCCTGTTAGTGTATTGAGTGCGGATGACAGTTCGGTTTTAAGACCTATGCTGTATTATAAGACTATTCCGGGACTTGACAATCAAGTGGGAATGACGGCATTATTGACAACAAACAAATATTGGGCGCAAGCAGGTTATAATAGTTTCTATGGATTTTCTGGAGGTGTAGGAGGTCGTTTCTTTAAACGTTTCTCTTTTGGCGCATTGGTTGAAGTTGGTACAAGTTCAGATTTAAAAGGTCAAGATCCATCGTTTGAGTTGGTGACATCATATAAGCTAGGTGCCATAAAAACACCTGAAGAAAAGCTTGAAGAGCAGTTAATTGCAGAAGAGGAAAAACAAAAAGAGGGTGTACTAGTTAAACAAGAAGAGAATACCGTTGTATCTAATGAACTGTCTAAAGCAGAGAAGTTAGCCCTTAAGCGCGAATCTAAAAAACAAGAGCGTTTGGCACTCATAGAAAGTAAAAGGATAAAGGATTCTATTCAAGCTGCTTCAAGAAAGTCTGATTTGGTCGTAAAAGAATCAAAGAGAGATATTAAACGAAAAAGAGATTCTTTAGAAAGTGCAAGAGCAGAACAAGCTTTAGCGCAAGCTAGAGCATTAAAACAGCAACAACAGCAAGATTCAATTGCGGCGGTAATGAAAAAGGAGGCAGCTGCTGTAGCATTGGCACAACAACGAAGACAAGATTCTATTGCGGAAAGCAAAGCTTTGGCAATGAAGAATGAAGTCGTAGAGGTTAAAGCTGGTGAGAAATATGAAGAAGTGACCAAAGAAGGTTCATTAGAACCTGGGTATTATTTGATAGCAAATGTATTTGGTACTAAAAAATACTTAGATGCTTTCTTGGCGGATATGAAGAAGAGAGGAATCAATGCTAAATCTTTCTTCAGGCAAAAGAATAAATATAACTATGTGTATTTAGCTAAATACAACTTCATAAAAGATGCTAGGGAAGCCAGAGACTCTGATCTGGGAGGAAAATACACTGATAAAATATGGATATTCAGGGTAACGGGTGAGTAG